The genomic window GGGTACGCCGGTGGCGTAGGCGCGGCGGCTGAAGGCGCCGAGTGCGTCGGCGGGCAGGTCATAGGTGTCGATGAGGGCTACGGCGTCCATCTCGATATCCGGGATGAGATCGCGACCCTCGGACTCCAGGAATTCCACGACCGTGTCGTCGGCGGTGCGGCGGCGGGCCATCGCGACCAGCTCTTCGCGCACGTACCTCAGCAGCGGGAGCCCGGCGGCGGCGGCCCGACGGCGCAGCACGGCGACGTCGGCGTCCGGCAGGTCGTTCACGGGTAAGTCGGCCATAGCCGCCAGCGTAACCCGGCGGCCGGAGCCTGCGACCGGCCATGCGCCGATCGACTGCGCCGCTGCGGAATTCGATCAGCCGAAGAACGCCTCGGCCTCCCGGTAGCGCTCGTCCGGAACCCGCTTGAGCTGCTTGGTAGCCTCCGCCAGCGGCACGAGATCGATATTGCTGCCGTGCAGCGCGACCATCTGCCCGAACTGACCGGCATGCACCGCCTCGGCGGCGTGCAGTCCGAAGCGGGTGGCCAGGACGCGGTCGTACGGCGTGGGACTGCCACCGCGCTGCACGTGACCGAGCACCGTGGTGCGCACCTCCTTGCCGATGCGGCGTTCGATCTCCGCGCCGAGCTGCTGGGCGACACCGGTGAACCGCTCGTGCCCGAATTCGTCGATACCGCCCGCGCGCAAGGCGAATCCGGAATTCTCCGCCGGATGCGAACCTTCGGCGACGACGCAGATGAAGTGCTTGTCGCCGCGCTGGAAGCGGCGCTTGATCATGGCGCACACCTCGTCCACGTCGAAGGGCACCTCGGGCACCAGGGTCAGGTGCGCACCCGACGCCATGCCCGCGTTCACCGCGATCCAGCCCGCGTGCCGCCCCATCACCTCGACCAGCATCACCCGCTGATGCGATTCCGCGGTGGTGTGCAGCCGGTCGATCGCCTCGCTGGCAATGCTCAGCGCCGTGTCGTGGCCGAAAGTGACGTCGGTGCAGTCGATGTCGTTGTCGATGGTCTTCGGCACGCCGACCACCGGAACACCTTCGTCGGACAGCCAGCTCGCCGCGGTGAGCGTGCCCTCGCCGCCGATCGGGATCAGTGCGTCGATGCCGTTGTCGTCCAGGGTCCGTTTGATCCGGCCGAGCCCGGCGCGCAGCACGTCGGGGTTGGTGCGTGCGGTGCCGAGGATGGTGCCGCCCTTGGCGAGCAGCCGGTCGGTGCGGTCATCGTTGTGGAGGTGGATCTTGCGATCCTCCAATAGACCGCGCCAGCCGTCCTCGAACCCGACGATCGCGTCGCCGTAGCGGCCGTTCGCGGTGCGAACGACGGCACGGATCACCGCGTTCAGTCCAGGGCAGTCTCCGCCTCCGGTCAAGACTCCGATGCGCATGGCCGCTATCTTGCCCCGCCCGGCCGCGCTTGGCAGGCCGACCCCCGTGAAGCCTGGATATCAACAATCTTTCAGTAGATGTAGACGATCGCGTTCTCGCCGCCGGTGCAGGTGACCAGGCCGTCGCGGGTGGTGCAGTCCATGGTGTATTCCCGCTGCGTGGTGGGGCTGAACGCGGTGATCTGGCGGGTGCCGTCGGTATCGGGTCCCGCGCTATAGGCCTTGCGGAGTTCCTCGGCGAATTCGCATGAGGTGACGCCGCTGCCGATCGCGGAATAGGTGAAACGGCCGGCGGGCGGGTACTTGGTGGCGCATCCGGTGGCGGTGGCGGGCACCGGCGCGAGCGTCGGAGCGGCGGGCCGATTGGTGAACGCGTCCCGATTCAGCCAGCCGAGGACGCCCGCGAGTGCAATCGCGACGACGAAGAGCGCACCGACCATTCGGAACCGGTCGGCTCGGGACCGACGCTTGGATGTGGCCGGAGCGGACAGGCTTTCCGATTCTGCGGCCACCGGTGTTCGGTCAGCTTCCGCGCGTTCGACGCGATCATGGCTCGGCGCCTGGACTCGGTGCGGCTCCCGGCGAGCCGGTTCGCTCCGATGGTCCGACTGCTCGTCCGGCTCACGGCTCGACTCCAGCCGCTCGCCCGGCCTGCGGTTCGACTCCGATTGTCGCTCCGGCACGCGGCTCGACTCCGGCCGTCGCTCCGGCACGCGACTCGACTCCAGCCACTGGCCCGGCCCGCGACTCGGTCCCGACTCCCGGCCCGGCACGCGGTTCGACTCCGGCCGCCAGTCCGGCTCACGACTCGGTTCCGCTCGCCAGTCAGGCTCACGACTCGACTCCGACCACTGGCCCGGTCCGCGACTTGGTTCCGACTGCTGGCCCGGCCCACGACTCGACTCCGGCCGCACGATCCGGCTCGACCCACGCTGTCTCTGTTCCGGTGCCGACTGCCGCGGAATCGCGTCCGTCGGAAGAGCATTCGCGAGCAACGCGGGCCCGACGTTCGGAAACACCACCGTGGGTGGCGCTTTGGGCGGCACGGCACCCATGCGGTCGGTCGGCAATTCGGTGACCGCGACGATCGCGCGGCCGGTGAGCGCCGATTTCGCCGCCGATGCCAGCCCACCCGCGGTCGAGTAGCGGTCCGTGGGTCGCTTCGCCATCCCCCGCGCGATCACCTCGTCCAGGGCGGCGGGCACGCCTGGCCGGACGGCGCTGGGTCGCGGCGGCGGCGTCGAAATATGCGCGTGGATGAGCGCACTCATCGCGTCCGCCCGGAAAGGCTGGGTGCCGGTGAGGCATTCGTACAGCACGCAGGCCAGCGAGTAGACATCGGTCGTGCCGGTGACCGGACCGTTCTCGAACCGTTCCGGCGCGATGTAGCTGTAGGAACCGACCGCGGCGGCACCGGTGGCGGTCATGTCGGGATCCTGCGCCGACCTGGCGATGCCGAAGTCGGCCAGGTAGGCGAAGTCCGACGCGGTGACGAGGATGTTGGCGGGCTTGACGTCGCGGTGCACCAGTCCCTCCGCGTGCGCGGCGTCCAGCGCGGCGGCGATCTGCTCGATGATGCCGATCGCCCTGGCCGGTGTCAGCGGGCCGTCGCCGCGCAGCACCGAGCGCAGATCGTGGCCGCGGACCAGCCGCATATCGATGTAGAGCACGCCGTCGATCTCGCCCCAGTCGTGGATCGGGATGACGTGCGGTTCGGCCAGCCGCGCGGCCGCCTGCGATTCCCGCCGGAAACGCTGCTGGAATATCGGGTCTTTCGCGAGGTCGGTCGGCAACAGTTTGACCGCGACGACTCGGTCCTTCACGGTGTCGTAGGCCTCGTAGACCTCGCCCATGCCACCGCGACCGAGCAGCGAGCGCAGCTCGTATGGACCGAATCGAGTCCCGATCCTCGTCCGCGGTCCGTCCACCCCGTCACCTCCACCTCACGTGCGCGACCCGGCGCACCGCAGGCCAGGTGGCCTACATCCGATACGTCGGGATTGTCAGGGGTAGCCGTTACCCGGTCAAATCGCGGCGGATCAGGCGGGGCACCGACCGCCGGGCAGCTCGTCCAGGTGCTGGGAGACAGCGGTGGCCAGCTTGTCCAGCATCGTCATCCCGTCGGAGAACGCGCCGGAATCCGCCTGTGCGGCGAACGCGATCGCGATCTGTCCCGACGGTGTCGAGAGCAACCCGAACTGCCGGACCAGGTACGCGCCCGCGGCGTTCGGGCCCCAGCCGCCCTTGAATTCGGCGCCGGTGAAGGCGCCGAGCCCCCAGCGCTGGGCAGGCTGGACCTGTTCCATCAGGTCGATGACGGCGTCGGACTGCGGCAGGCAAGGCAGCCGTGAGGCGAACCGGACCTGTTCGGCGAGTGACCATTCCGCCTGACCGAACGCCGAATGGTCGGGCCTGGTTCGGCTGGCGGGCACGGTGGTTTTGGTGTCGCCGCCCTCGCGGAGCACCGACTGCACGGCCTGGGCCGCCTCCTGACCGGTGCCCAGTGATTGCCACAACGTCTCGGCGGCGGCATTGTCGGACGCGGTGATCGCCGCCGTCGCGGCATAGGTGGAGGTGCCCGCGTTGCGGCGCAGTGCGGCAATCGTCAACGGCACCTTCATCGTCGACCAAGCGGGGCCGGTGGTCCAGTCACCGAAGCTGACCACCTGGTCGCCGCCGACCGGCATGATCGCCATGCCGAGATGTCCGCGCACACCGGCCTGCAACTCGGCGACGCTCGCCGCCAGGGTGCCGGGGACGGTGATGGACAGACCCTTTTGGTCCGCGTGCGACGCGGCCTCGGTAATGCTGGTCTCATCCGACGTCGAATGGTCGGTACCGGAACCGCATCCGGCCACCAGGAATACGGCTAATGCCGCACAGCTCAATGCTTTTCGCACCCGAGCCGCACGGAATCGATCAATATACATACACCACCGCGTTTTCGCCGCCACTGCACGTGACGAGCTGGCCTTCGCTGAGGCAATTCATCGTGTAGGTCCGGCCGGTGACCGGGCTGGTGGCCACCACTGTGCGCGGCGCCTCTCGCGAAACATTCTGCGAGGTACTGGTCTGGGCGTACACCCGGCGGACTTCCTCGGCGAACGCGCAGGTCGTCGCGGCGGAGCCGGTGGCGGACTTGCTGAACCCGCCGGATGCCGAATCGCCTTGGCTGCACGGCTTCGCACCGGCGGGCAGAGTGACCGTGGTCGGCTTGGCCGGGGTGGAGGTGACCGGCGGTGCCGATGACGTGCCCGGTGTCGTGGCCTGCGGGGCAGCAGTCGGCGCGGGAGCGCCCGCATGCTGGTCGGACGTCGGCGCGACCTTCGTGGAGCCGAATACCTGCCAGCCGACCGCACCGACTACCGCGATCACGACGATCGTGGCGACCGCGACCAGAATGGGCAGCACGATGGATCGCCGCTTGCCCGTGTCGTCGTACGGGTCTTCCTCGGGTCCGTAGTCCGCGTAGTCGTCCGCGTAGCCCTGGCCCTGGTACTCGCCTCGGTTCGCGTAGTTGCTCTGCGGCGGATAGTCGGGACGCGCATGGCCGCCGTGGTCGGAATACGCTGCGGGGCCGGAATACTCGTCAGGCGCGGAATACGCTTGTGGCGGAGAGTATGCGGCGGGGGCCGAATAGGCCTGGGTGGCCGAGTAATCGGCTGGATAGTCGTCGTGGACCGGGGGCGGCTGGTAACCCTGCGCATCCGGGAATCGCCGGGTCTCGTACTCCTGAGCGTCGAAATACGCTTGCCCGTCCGGGTAGGGCTGCTCCGCCGAATACGCCTGCGCGCCGGGATGTTCCGGATAACCCTGATTCGGCGGGTGCTCCGAATACGCCTGGGGAGATTCTGGATAACCGTAGGCCCCGGGCTGGTCCGAGTACGCCTCCGCCTTGGGGTGCTCCGCGTGCGGCTGTGCCTCGAACCCTTCGGAGTACGCTTGCGCCCCTGGCTGGTCCGGGTACGACTGTGCGCGGGTCTCCTCCGAGTACGACTGTGCTCCGGACTCCTCCGGATACGACTGACCCCCGGACTGCTCGGGGTACGCCTCAGCCCCTGGCCGATCCGAATAAGCCTGCGCCCCATACTGCTCCGGGTACGGCTGACTCCCAGACTGCTCCGAATAAACCTGCGTCTCGAACTGATCCGAGTACGGCTGCGCACCGCTCTCCGAATACGGCGGTCCCCCAGCCTGTTCCGAGTACGCCTGTCCTCCAGATTGCTCCGAGTACAGATGCGCATCAGGAAACGGCCGTACCGGCGGCAGCGCTTGGTCCGGTGTCCACCGGGCGGGCGGCGCCAACGGCGGCACCGGCTCCTGCTGCGATGACAGCGGCGTGAACTGGGTTTCGGTCGGCCGAACCACGGTCGGCCCGCTGGGCAGGATCACCGCGGAGATCTCCCCCGTCGACTCCGGCGGCACCACCCCCGACCCGGCGGATGCGGGCGCACGGACCACCAGCATCGGTCCGGTCTGCGGCGGCACGTTGGCCGCTGGCACGCCTGCCGGTGCCGCACCCACCGGCGGCAGATTGGTCGAGGGCGCACTCGACAGCGCGTCGCGCGCGGCCATCGCCAACGCGGCCGCGGTCGGCCATCGATCGGCCGGGTCCTTGGCCATGCCCCGGCTGATCACCGCGTCCAGCCCGGCCGGAATGCCTGCCTGCTGCGCGCTCGGCCGCGGTGGCGGATCGGAGAGGTGCGACTTGATCAGCACATTCATGCTGGCCGCCGGGAAGGGAGACGCTCCGGTCAGGCACTCGTGCAGCACGCAGGACAGCGAATAGATATCCGCGCGTCCGGTGACCTGGGCGACGTCGAATCGTTCTGGCGCCATGTAGATGTAGGAGCCGACGGCCATGCCGACCACCGTGACGGCGCTGTCGCCCTCGGTGTGTGCGATGCCGAAGTCGGCGAGGTAGGCGAAATCCGCTGCCGTGACCAGGATATTCGCCGGTTTGACGTCGCGATGGATCAGCCCGCCCGCGTGCGCGGCGTCCAATGCCGAGGCGATCTGTTCGATGATGCCCACCGCGCGAACGGGACTCAGCGGCCCTTCCTTGCGTAGCAGGGTGCGCAGATCGACGCCGGGCACCAGCATCATGTCGATGAACAGCACACCGTCGATGACGCCCCAGTCGTGGATGGGGATGATGTGCGGTTCGGCAACGCGCGCGGCCGCTTGCGATTCCCGTCGGAACCGCAACTGGTAGGTCGGGTCACCGGCGAGTTCCTCGTGCAGCAGCTTGACCGCCACCACCCGGCCCTTCACCGTGTCATAGGCCTCGTAGACCTCGCCCATGCCCCCCTTGCCCAGCAGCGATCGCAATTCGTACGGCCCGAACCGTGTACCGGTTCTCGGCCCAGGTGCCTCCACCCCGTCAATCCTCCACATCCCGGGCCAGGAATGCACGCATAACTCTCGCGACGCCTGCCCGTCAAAGAGTGGATTCTCCGGGTGTCACCACCCCGTGGTCAAACGCAAACACGATCGCCGCGGCCCGATCGCGCAGCTCCAGCTTGCCGAATATGTGTCCGACATGGCTTTTCACGGTCACTTCCGAGATCCCCAGTTCGCGAGCGATCTCCGCGTTAACCCGGCCGCGGCCGATCAATTCGAGCACTTCGTACTCGCGCGCGGTCAGGTCGGAGAGCCTGGCGTTGGTCCGGATCGGGCTCGGCCGCACGGTGCGATAGGCCGTCAGCACGCGTTCGGTGACCGACGGGTCCAGCCAGGCGCCGCCGCCCGCGACCATCCGCACCGCGCGAATGAGGTCCTCGGCGGGCGAATCCTTGAGGATGAACCCGGCCGCACCGGCTCGCAGCGCACCGGACAGCAACTGGTCGTCATCGAAGGTGGTCAGCACCAGCACCGGTGGTGCTCCTTCGCGGGCGCGCAGGATGCGGGTGGCGTCGATGCCGCCGACCCGTTTCATCCGCAGATCCATCAGCACCACGTCGGGCCGGTCGGCCGCCACCGCGTCGAGCACCTCGTCGCCGTCGGCGCATTCGCTGACGACGAACCCGTCGCGGCGGCGCAGGATGCGGCGTAGCCCACCGCGCACCAGCTCCTGATCGTCGACCACCAGGACGGTGACCGCGTCCTCGGCGCCCGCGGGCGATGCGGCTGTCACAGAGCCTCCCGTGTCGTCGACGCACCGCCGTGCGGCACACCGGGCCAAGACGTGCAAGCGAATCCGCCGCGGACCGGAGCCAGCGGAATGGACGCGCGGACCGACCAGCCACCGTCGTGCTGGCCCGCGAGCAGTCGGCCGCCGAGCAGTTCGGCGCGCTGCGTCATCCCCGAGATCCCCATCCCCTTGCCCGGCTGCGCGGGCACACCGGCGGGCAACGTGTTGTCGACGGTCAACGTCACCGCCGCGGCATCCACCGCCACCCGGACGGACGCGGATGCACCCGGCGCGTGTTTGACGACGTTGGCCAGCGACTCCTGACCTATTCGATACAGCGCGAGCCCGACCGCGGGCGAGACCGCGCGCAGGTCGTCGGGGCACACATAACGCACATCGAGTCCGGCCCGCACGAAATCGCCGACCAGGCCCGCGATGTCCTCGACGCCCGGTTCCGGCGCCTGTTTGGACGGCCGCGCGTCGAGCAGGCCGACGGTGCGCCGGATATCGGCCATCGCCTGGCGGCCGAGCTGCTCGGCCTCGGTGAGCGCGTCCACCGCCTCGTCGACTTCGCGATCGGTTTGCAGCGCGCGCCGCGCCGCGGTCAGATGCAGCAGGGTGATGCTCAGCGAATGCGCGATCACGTCGTGCACCTCGCGGGCGATCCGCCTGCGCTCCTCGTCGGCCGCCTGTGCCGCCCTGATGTTCTGGAACCCGCGCTCCTGATACAGGAATCGGCGCTGGTATTGCAGCATCACCCCGGCCATCCAGCCGAATGCGACGCTGACCAGATAGCTCGGCAGGCCTTGCAGATGCCCGTTCGCCTCGAAGACCACCAGTTCCACCATCATCGCGACGGCGGTCGGCACGCTGATCCGCTTCGGCGCGATCGCCGACACCTCACCGGCCGCGGCCACCAAAATGAACGGCGCGAGGTCCGGCGAGACGGGCTGGGCGAGGAACAGCGCCTCGGCCGCCATCGCGAACAGCCCGAGCGTCACCGGCCTTGGCATCACGCCAAGGAAGGCGTACATCGGTCCGAAGGCGGAGGTCAACAGCACGGCGAAGATCGGAAGGGCGGTCGGAAAGTAGCTGTGCCGCTGGACCGCCGCCGCGATGGCGACGATGAGCAGTGCCAGATCCACCGTGATGATCACCGACGGCGGGTAATCGAAGGGCAGTTCCTCGACCCGGCGCTGGAACGAGACCACCGGCTGCCGCGCGAATTCGACGATGCGATCCCGCGACTGCCGCAGGTAGACCAGCACGCGCCGGAACCCGCGGGTCACCGGCCCGCCGGCCGGGGCGGAGACGCCGATCACACCCATGGCGTAAGGCTAACCGCCCGATACCGGCCCGTGCATCGTTCCGGAAGCGGTCTGCTTCTCCTACCGTGGGTGGAGATCAATTCGGGTCCCTGGCACGACGACAGCCCGACCGGACCGTCCGTAACGTGAGTCGTAGCGTCACACGAAAGGCAAGGGTCATGTCCTGGGAAGAACAGCACGCCCGTACCGAAGTTGTGCACACTGTCCTCGCCCGCGCCGCCGTCGACCCGGCAGATCCGCACCTGTTCACCGACCTCCCGGGGCTGGAGCGGCTGTTCGGTGACGCGGACGGGCTGTTGCTCGCCTTGCGCTATCGCTGGAATATTCACCTCGACGCGAAGCTGGATCAGGCGCTGGCCCAAGGACAGTCGGTGCTCGAGGCGTATCTCGAGCTGGCCGCCGAGCAGCCGGTGCTGCGCGCGGTGCTCGATGCCCAGTATCGTCGCCGCCACCACGCGCCGGAAGTCATGGCGCGGTAGCGCGCTACGAGAGACGAACAACTGGTGACTGATCGAACAGAGTGGGGGCCAACGATGTCCAATCCGGCAATGCTCGAATTAACCGGTGTGACCAAGGAATATCGGGTCGGTGGGCAGACGGTACGCGCGCTCGACGACATCAGTCTGCGCATCGAACCGGGCGAATTCACCTCCATCATCGGGCCTTCCGGTTCCGGTAAGAGCACACTGCTCCACCTGCTCGGCGCGCTGGACACCCCGGATTCGGGATCGATCCGATTCCAGGGCAACGAGATCGCCACCCTGGACGACGAGAGCCAGTCCGAGTTCCGGCGGCATCGCGTGGGGTTCATCTTCCAGTTCTTCAACCTGCTGCCCACCCTGTCGGCGTGGGAGAATGTCGCGATCCCGAAGTTGCTGGACGGCACCGGGTTACGCAAGGCCAAGCCGCACGCGCTGGAACTGCTCGACCGGGTCGGGCTGAGCGATCGGGCGAACCATCGTCCGGCCGAGCTGTCCGGCGGCCAGATGCAGCGGGTCGCGGTGGCAAGGGCGATGATCATGGATCCGCCGCTGATCCTGGCCGACGAGCCCACCGGCAACCTGGATTCCAAGACCGGGGCATCCATCCTCGAATTGCTCGGCGAGATAGCCGGATCCGGCAACTCGGTGGTGATGGTGACCCATGACATGGGCGCGGTGGCCTACTGCGACCGGGCGGTTACCTTGCGCGACGGCCGGATCGGCTCCAACGACTCGGTCGAGCGATCGGTCAACGCATGATCGGCGCCGCCTGGGATCGGCTGCGGCTGTTCAATATCGGCGAACTGCTCGTGCACCGCGCGCGGACCATGATGTCCCTGGTGGTGATGGGAGTGTCGGCGGGCCTGCTGGTGGCGGTGTTGAGCATCTCCGGCTCGGTCACCGGATCGGTGGACCGGCTTACGCAGAGCTTGGGCGGACGTGCCGCGCTCGAGGTCACCGGCGTCACCGACGCGGGTTTCGATCAGCAACTGCTGCAACGGATCGCGACCACACCGGGCGTCGACAAGGCCGTGCCGATGCTGCGTTCGCAGATCGGCGTCGGCGCCGACCGGGCGCTGCTGATCGGCGCCGACGCGAATATCAGCGCGCTGGGCAGCGCGCTGGCCGGGCCGGTCACCGCGCAGGCGGGCAAGCTGCTCACGGTGCCCAACGGCGTCCTGGTCGGCGCGGGCATGGGCTACGCGGAGGGCGAGCAGTTCCCCCTCGGTTCCGGAACCGTCACCGTCGCGGGCGTTCTCGACAAGGACACCTCGAAACAGCTCAACGACGGCCACCTCATCGCGGCGCCGCTCGGGCTGGCCCAGAAGGTCACCGGGCGGATCGGCCGGCTGGATTCCATTCAGGTGATCCCCGCGCAAGGCACTGCGGTCGAGACGTTGCGTGCCGACCTGACCAGAGTCGTCGACGGTCGCGCGGTGGTCGCCGAGCCCAGTCTGCGCACCGCGCAAGCCGGTAGCGCGATCCAGCTCGTGCGCTATTCGACAACAATGGCTTCGGCAGCGGCACTGATCGTTTCGGCGTTCCTCATCTACAACGCGATGAGCATGGCGATCGCTCAACGCAGGCCCATGCTTTCGCTGCTGCGCGCCATCGGCGGCAAGCGCGGACCGATGGTGCGTGACCTGCTGGCCGAGGCGGCGCTGCTCGGCGTGCTCGGCGGCGCGGTGGGCGCGGTGATCGGGATCTTCATGGGGCGCATCGCGATCGGTCAACTGCCCGCCGCCGTCATGTCGTCCGTGGAGGCCCGCACGGAATATATGGTGCCCGGTTACGCGATCCCGGCCGCGATCTTCGCCTGTGTGGTCGCCAGCGTGACCGCCGCGGGGCTCGCCGCGCGCCAGGTGTACCGGGTGGAGCCCATCGAGGCGCTGGTCCCGGTCGGCGTCGGCCGGGTCGACACGGCGAGCCCGCTGCTGCGGTGGGCCGCGATCGTGGCGGGCCTCGGGCTTGCCGCGCTATCGATCGCGATCGCCGAGCTCGACCTCGGCCGCTATTCGCTGGCCGCCATTTCCACCTCGTTCGTCGCGGCCGTGATGATCTGTTTCGCCGCGACCGGGCCACTCGTCCGGGTCGCCGCGGCGACCGCACGCCTATTCGGTGCGCCGGGCGCCCTCGGCGCGACCACCCTCGAACGGGCGCCGCGCCGGGTGTGGGCGACCGCGATGACGGTGATGATCGGCGTGGCCGCGACGGTCGCCATGAGCGGAGCGTCGCGCAATATGGTCGATTCCGCCACCATGACCTTCAAAGACCTCGCCAGGAGCGATGTCTACATCAGCCCCGCCTCGCTGGCGCAGTTCCCGACCGGTCCGCTACTGCCCGCCGGGCTGGCCGACCGGATAGCCGAAATGCCGGGGGTCGCCGAGACGAGTCCGGCGCAGATGGCGTTCTCCACCCTCGGCAGCGGACGGGTGATGCTGCAGGGCTTTCCGCCCAACGCGCGCGAAACCCGGATGCGGATGCTGGACGACACGGTGGTCGCGCGATTGTCCGCCGGTCAGGGGGTGGCGATCTCGCGAGATGTGGCCCGGTCCCTCAACGTGGACGTCGGCGCCCAGTTGACCTTGCCGACCCCGACCGGCGAGCACACCGTGACTGTGCTGCAAGTGATTCCGTACTTCTCCGCCATCGCGGGCGTCGTCATGATGGACCTCGACCTGATGCGTCACTGGTACGAACGACCCGGCGAAACGATCGTCTCGGTCAATATCGAGGACGGCGCGGACCACGCCGCCGTGCTGGCGGCGATCCGGCAACTCGTTCCGCCGGAGATCCACGTGGACACCGGACCGAACACCGTCGTCTCGGCCGCCTCCAGCATTCGGCAGGGGTCGGCGATGAGCAACGCCATCCTCTGGATCGTGGTGTTGGTGGCCACCGTGGCGCTGTTGAACACCTTGATGCTGTCGGTGCTCGAACGCCGCAGAGAGCTCGGCGTGTTGCGGGCCATGGGAACCAGCCGCAAGTTCCTGATGCGGTCGGTGCTCGCCGAAGCGGCCGGGATCGGATTGACCGGCGCGGCACTGGGTCTGGTCGTCGGCATCGCCGTGCAGTACCTGGCCACCGTCGCCATCGCGCACGCGCTGACCATCGATGTCGTCTACCAGCCGAGCCCGATGCTGCTGGTCTACGGCTCGGTCGCGCTCGGGTTGGCATTGCTCGGCTCGATCCCGCCCGCACTGCGCGCGGGCCGGATGCCGATCGTGGAGGCGCTGGCCGTCGACTGAATCGCGCTGCCTACAACGGCAAGTCGGTGAACCAGGCCTTGAACTTCTGCTGGGTCAGCCCGAAGCCGGAGTCGGGCTGACTGTCGGTGAGTGTCACCTTGGCGAAGAACAGGTAATTCGCGCGCGCCGGATCGGATTCGAAGCTCACCACCAGGAAGCCGTCCGGGAAACCGCCGCCCGCCTGTTCCCACCGATGGGTGGTGTACGACTTGCCGCCGTTGCGCTCGGTCGCCTTGGTGTTCGGCGGCAGGTCGCGCACCGCCGCCTTGGCGTCCTCGGGCGACTTGAAGGCGACCGCGATGAAGTCGGGTTCGTTGATCGGCACGCCCCAGCAGTTCCAGGCCGTCTGCCACTTCGGGAAGGCGGGCACGTCGTTGTCGCTGGAGATCTTGTCGCCCGCCTTGACGGTGTCCAGGAAGCAGGTTTTGTCGTGATAGCCCTCGCCGCTCCCGATTCCGTAGGTGGTGTCGACGCCCTGCGGGAGCACCTTCGGGAACGCCTTGGCGAGGGTCGTCGGGTCCTCGGGTGTGCCGGTGCTCGCGGCCGAGGTCTTGCCCGAATCCGCCGGTGACGACGCATCCGAACCGTCCGCCGTCGCCAGCACGACCCCCACGACGACGAGCACGATCACGACGATCAGGCTGAGCACCACGATCAAGCCGGTGTTCGAGCGCCGGGCAGGACCGGGCTGGACCGGGTAGCCCGGCCCCGGCTGCTGTCCGTAACCCATCCTAGGCGGACCCTGCGGCGGGAAGGCCTGTCCAGCACCGGAGTTCGGCGACGAGTAGCCACCGACCTGATTGTTCGAGGGGAACGACTGTCCGCCGACCGAGTTCGCCGGAGCCGGGTAGCCGCCGCCGGAAGACGGGAACTGTTGCCCGACAGCGGCGTTCGACTCGTACTGCGGTGGCGTCGCGTATCCGGCGGCGGCGAGCGGCGTCGCGTACGCGGGCGCCGACCC from Nocardia iowensis includes these protein-coding regions:
- a CDS encoding protein kinase domain-containing protein; translated protein: MGEVYEAYDTVKGRVVAVKLLHEELAGDPTYQLRFRRESQAAARVAEPHIIPIHDWGVIDGVLFIDMMLVPGVDLRTLLRKEGPLSPVRAVGIIEQIASALDAAHAGGLIHRDVKPANILVTAADFAYLADFGIAHTEGDSAVTVVGMAVGSYIYMAPERFDVAQVTGRADIYSLSCVLHECLTGASPFPAASMNVLIKSHLSDPPPRPSAQQAGIPAGLDAVISRGMAKDPADRWPTAAALAMAARDALSSAPSTNLPPVGAAPAGVPAANVPPQTGPMLVVRAPASAGSGVVPPESTGEISAVILPSGPTVVRPTETQFTPLSSQQEPVPPLAPPARWTPDQALPPVRPFPDAHLYSEQSGGQAYSEQAGGPPYSESGAQPYSDQFETQVYSEQSGSQPYPEQYGAQAYSDRPGAEAYPEQSGGQSYPEESGAQSYSEETRAQSYPDQPGAQAYSEGFEAQPHAEHPKAEAYSDQPGAYGYPESPQAYSEHPPNQGYPEHPGAQAYSAEQPYPDGQAYFDAQEYETRRFPDAQGYQPPPVHDDYPADYSATQAYSAPAAYSPPQAYSAPDEYSGPAAYSDHGGHARPDYPPQSNYANRGEYQGQGYADDYADYGPEEDPYDDTGKRRSIVLPILVAVATIVVIAVVGAVGWQVFGSTKVAPTSDQHAGAPAPTAAPQATTPGTSSAPPVTSTPAKPTTVTLPAGAKPCSQGDSASGGFSKSATGSAATTCAFAEEVRRVYAQTSTSQNVSREAPRTVVATSPVTGRTYTMNCLSEGQLVTCSGGENAVVYVY
- a CDS encoding protein kinase domain-containing protein, encoding MDGPRTRIGTRFGPYELRSLLGRGGMGEVYEAYDTVKDRVVAVKLLPTDLAKDPIFQQRFRRESQAAARLAEPHVIPIHDWGEIDGVLYIDMRLVRGHDLRSVLRGDGPLTPARAIGIIEQIAAALDAAHAEGLVHRDVKPANILVTASDFAYLADFGIARSAQDPDMTATGAAAVGSYSYIAPERFENGPVTGTTDVYSLACVLYECLTGTQPFRADAMSALIHAHISTPPPRPSAVRPGVPAALDEVIARGMAKRPTDRYSTAGGLASAAKSALTGRAIVAVTELPTDRMGAVPPKAPPTVVFPNVGPALLANALPTDAIPRQSAPEQRQRGSSRIVRPESSRGPGQQSEPSRGPGQWSESSREPDWRAEPSREPDWRPESNRVPGRESGPSRGPGQWLESSRVPERRPESSRVPERQSESNRRPGERLESSREPDEQSDHRSEPARREPHRVQAPSHDRVERAEADRTPVAAESESLSAPATSKRRSRADRFRMVGALFVVAIALAGVLGWLNRDAFTNRPAAPTLAPVPATATGCATKYPPAGRFTYSAIGSGVTSCEFAEELRKAYSAGPDTDGTRQITAFSPTTQREYTMDCTTRDGLVTCTGGENAIVYIY
- a CDS encoding response regulator — its product is MTAASPAGAEDAVTVLVVDDQELVRGGLRRILRRRDGFVVSECADGDEVLDAVAADRPDVVLMDLRMKRVGGIDATRILRAREGAPPVLVLTTFDDDQLLSGALRAGAAGFILKDSPAEDLIRAVRMVAGGGAWLDPSVTERVLTAYRTVRPSPIRTNARLSDLTAREYEVLELIGRGRVNAEIARELGISEVTVKSHVGHIFGKLELRDRAAAIVFAFDHGVVTPGESTL
- a CDS encoding ATP-dependent 6-phosphofructokinase, translating into MRIGVLTGGGDCPGLNAVIRAVVRTANGRYGDAIVGFEDGWRGLLEDRKIHLHNDDRTDRLLAKGGTILGTARTNPDVLRAGLGRIKRTLDDNGIDALIPIGGEGTLTAASWLSDEGVPVVGVPKTIDNDIDCTDVTFGHDTALSIASEAIDRLHTTAESHQRVMLVEVMGRHAGWIAVNAGMASGAHLTLVPEVPFDVDEVCAMIKRRFQRGDKHFICVVAEGSHPAENSGFALRAGGIDEFGHERFTGVAQQLGAEIERRIGKEVRTTVLGHVQRGGSPTPYDRVLATRFGLHAAEAVHAGQFGQMVALHGSNIDLVPLAEATKQLKRVPDERYREAEAFFG